The Sagittula stellata E-37 sequence TGAAGCTGACGCATGGCTTCCTGCGCCTCGGCCATCCGGCCTTCCTCCATCAACTCCTGGATCCGGTCCATCATGCGCTGGATGTCGTCCTGCGTCATTTCCATCATCTGCGACGGATCCATGGGCTGCTGGTTCTGGTTCCCTTCGCGCGCCTGCTGCTGCGCCAATTGCCGCATGTAGTCGCGGGTCGCCTCCCGCAACTCCTGCATCAGCTCCGCGATCTCCTGGTCCGAGGCGCCGTTCTTCATCGCCTCTTCCAGCCGCTCCTGCGCCCGCTGCATGCGCTGCCGCGCATCCTCCAGGTCGCCTTCCTCCAGCTCGATCGCCAGATCCCAAAGCGCCTGCGTGATCTCTTCCTGCGCCTCGTCGGTCATGCCGGTCTTCGCCTGCGCCTCGATCCGGCTCAGGATCTGCTTCAGCTGTTCGGCCTGCTCCTGCTTGCGGAACAGATCGTCGGGGCGGTTCAGGACCGCCCGCAGGATCTGCGCCGTGTAACCTGCGTTCTCGCGGTTCCAAAGCAGCGCCTGCCGCTCCTCGATCAGCGCCGCCGCGACCGGGTCGAAGAAGCGCCGCCCCGGCAGGGTGATCGCCTCGGGCTCCGACAGGGCCGTCTGACCGCGCGCGTCCTCGACCTCCAGCTCCAGTTTCACCGGCAGGTTCGCCCACGGATGCAGCGAGAAGTTCGCCACCAGCGGTTCGGTAAAGGACGTCCGGTCGCCCGCCACCGGCATCGGCAGAGGCACTTCGATCTGTTCGCGCGCCTCCGGCTCGATCGCCCGGCCATAGCGCCGGTCGACTGCCGCCAGGTCCAGCACGATCCGCGCGCGCCCCATCATCACGCCATGATCGTCCTCGGCGGTGAAGGGGATCTGCGCCTCACCCTCGTAACTCACCTCGATGTCGCCGTCGCGCCGCACGGCTGGCCCGGCATCGGGGATCATCGCCACCTGCCATTCGCGCCCTCCGGGCCCGTCCAGCGCCACGCGCCCGGACATGGCGACCTCGAAATCCTGCGCCGTATCCTGCGCCTCCTCGTCGGTCAGGGTGCGGCCGGACACCGTCTCCTCGACCGTCAGGGACCCGACCTCGCCGTACATCCGCAGCGTGATCATCGCCCCCTCAGGTGCCTGGATCTCCGGGGCGGTGATGTCGTTGAGATAGACCGAGGGCAGGCGCGTGTACGCGGGCGGCTGCATCCAGCCCTCCCACGCCGGACCCTGCATCGCCGTGCCGTTGCCGATCCCCATGTTGGTGACCGACTGCACCCGGCCGAATGAGCCGAACAGCAAGGCCACCGACAGGAACAACAGCGCCACGTAGCGCAGGGCA is a genomic window containing:
- a CDS encoding TIGR02302 family protein encodes the protein MARPEPQHTPVTGLIRWPLRLTRLGMVAEAITRAFWPLWSVVFVALALLMLGLQDEVATEWVWAAGAALALGGIAALVFGIRRMRWPSEGAALLRLDRTLKGNPIQASLDRQAVGAGDDASLAVWRAHQARMRARLAEARAVEPDLRVSRADPFALRYVALLFLSVALLFGSFGRVQSVTNMGIGNGTAMQGPAWEGWMQPPAYTRLPSVYLNDITAPEIQAPEGAMITLRMYGEVGSLTVEETVSGRTLTDEEAQDTAQDFEVAMSGRVALDGPGGREWQVAMIPDAGPAVRRDGDIEVSYEGEAQIPFTAEDDHGVMMGRARIVLDLAAVDRRYGRAIEPEAREQIEVPLPMPVAGDRTSFTEPLVANFSLHPWANLPVKLELEVEDARGQTALSEPEAITLPGRRFFDPVAAALIEERQALLWNRENAGYTAQILRAVLNRPDDLFRKQEQAEQLKQILSRIEAQAKTGMTDEAQEEITQALWDLAIELEEGDLEDARQRMQRAQERLEEAMKNGASDQEIAELMQELREATRDYMRQLAQQQAREGNQNQQPMDPSQMMEMTQDDIQRMMDRIQELMEEGRMAEAQEAMRQLQEMLENMQMTQGQGQGQSPGEQAMEGLSETLRDQQELSDEAFRELNQGQQGQQGQQQGEQGQGQQGQGQPGQQQGQGQGQQQGENGQGGQSLEEGLAERQRALRDELNRQRSNLPGQGSEAGEEAGRALERAEGAMDGAERALREGELGEAIDQQSQAMEALREGLRSLGEAMAEQQNQRSGEQGFAEGGDPQEQQDPLGRNSGTTGRVGTDEGLLQGEDVYRRAEELLGELRKRSGETERPQVERDYLERLLDRF